The Priestia koreensis genomic interval AAAATATGGTAAATCGAACCACAACAATAATAGAATGCGAGGAAATGAACATGACTACAAAAAAAGAAGACAAAAAGAAAGTTGTGCCAATGAAGATAAAACAAAAGTCTGGAAAAAGCTTTTCTCATTATTGGAATGAAATTATTCGTGCCGTTATTGCAACGAAGTAACAAATGCAGAAGGAATAAACCAGTTGCTTCATAAACAAAAACAAGAAATAGACACCGTTATATAGTTGCTACAATAACAAATCTACCAAACAAAACAGCGCCCGCTAGAGGCGCTGTTTTGTTTCACTACCATTTTCTTTAGATCTCGCTAATAGCAAATGCTGAAACTAATCATGTGTTTGCATACTAAATAAATACAATCCACTATTCGCCTTGAATACATACTCTTCAAACGCACATGCGTAGTATCCATCAGGATGCACGTGAACAGAGTAAACTTCAGTTGGCTGTGTCCCTATTTCTTCTATAATAAGAGAAATGATAAACTGAACGATCTTTTTCCCGTGGTAAGGGTGATCTGGAATTGGGTCATAAAACCACCCTTCTAGAAAACAAGAAGGATGGTCAAAGAAGTCTCTAGTCCAATCCGTTAATAAGTGTAAAGTAGTCTCCTCTTCGTCCTTTAATTTTACGTAACTTCTAAATGTCGTATTGATCGAAGCATCTGGATCATCAAACTCCTTACATATCAGCTCATTGCTTATAGTTATGTATTATACAAAGATGTGTGATCTGTATTAAAGTAAAAGATAGATAGGTAAGAAATAGATATAACCGTGTATGATTCATCTCCGCTACGATTGTTTCATTAACTCATTTTGTGGATAAAACTTCGATTGATCCTTTTCGTTCTTCTTTATTATAAGCAACTGAACAAAATAAAAAATGCCCATAATCCGTCTGGGCAAGAATAGGTTTTAGAGAAGATAAAAAGGTTGTCCTAATGACGGATACTAATTTGATACAGTTGATTTAATAATTCATCTAAAAACTGACTCATCTGTAGGGTATTTTCGCTTGTAAATCCCTCTTCTAACCCTAAACTAATCATGTCCGCTCTCGTTACTTCTATTTTTTCAATCAGTTCAATCTGAAACATACTTCGGTCATCTTCCAATTTTATAACCACCTAGGCTTTTTTATGATAACATTCTTTCTTCATTTTATCATTTTTGACAAAATAAACCAATAATTACACATAATATAGTTCGTTTACGATGTATTTTTATTTAAAGATACAGAAAAACAAATAATAGGTTTTACCAACTGTAAAAATAAGGATATTTTTATGATATAATCCATGTAAAGAGAGGGGTTATGGAATGAAAAAATTAGATATGTTATCCGTTTTTCTATTTATCATTTCAATTGTCGTATTAGGATTCGCACTATTTACGACCGTTGGCGATCTGTTTTCAGGTCCTGTCATGATTGTAATTTGTGTGATTTTCCCAATCATTGGCTTATTTATTGCATTAAAAAGCCATAAAAGTACATTAAAAGTTTTCGGGATCGCTGGAAATTCATTTGTTCTTTTGTTTTCAGTTGTTGTTCCATTAGCTTCTACGTTTTTTTGGAACCAACCGTAATGCTTTACGATAAAATTGAACAATAAAAAAGACGAACTCCCAATACTACACCGAAATAAATAATGGATTAAAAATACGCCCTTTCTTCACCCTATCCGTACTCAATAAAGATCGAGAACTTTTGTCCTTGTTGGTATAATAGAAGCCATAACGTAAATAAAGGGTGAATCGATGGCTAGAGCGCTTGGGACATTTTTACTGACTACTATTGTTTCTTTTTTTGTAATGGTGGGTGTCGTGTTACTTTGGTTTAAAATCGAAGAAAATCGTATAACTGATGATCCAACGTACATAGACGGAGTGGGATTTGGAGCTACTTACGTAATACTAGCCGCTGTCCCCCTTTCGCTTATAATCGGAATTTTAGCTGGTATAATTCGTTACATAAGAAAATAGGTTTTTAACCTTCACTTCATTTTGGAGTGAAATGCAAAACAGAGGATATTGATAAACGAATATCCTCTGTTTTTATGAGAATTGTCGGTAACAATTTTCTAAATCTGTAAATAAAATAAGATGCGCAATCTCTCTTTCGACTGTTCGTAGTAAACCATTTTTTAAGAATGAGATAATTTATTCCACTCGCTTAAGTAAGGGACGTAGTCTAAATCTCTCGGTTTTCCTTCTAGCATCGGGATAAATTCTAATTTATTTCCATCAGGGGTTACTTGTCGATAACAAATGCAGAAATGATGGTGATAGCTGAAGCTAAGACGATCGGATTCCATTTTTAAGTTACAGAACTATTAGATCGTTTGTTTCTAGGTGAGAACCAACCAATCAGGGCAATTGCGACTAACACACCATAGAAAATGAGCGTCCATAAGGCACTGTGTGGAAAATGTGGATCTAAAACGCCGATATCCTTGTGAGCAAGCGTGATGACAGCTAGCTTTACACCTACCCAAGCAACAATGGCATAGGCAGTGGTTTCTAATGCTGGTCTCTTTTCAAGTAGCTTTACAAACCAAGTTGCTGCAAACTTAATTAAGATAAGGCCTGCAATCCCACCAAGTACAACAACTAAAAACTGTGCACCATCCATACCCCCTATTTCTCGAAACTTAGAATCAGGAAGTCCAAGAGCTATCGCTACTGCCGCTAATATAGAATCAATGGCAAAAGCAAGGTCAGCTAGCGCAATTTTCCCTACCGTAGGCCAAAATCCTTTTCCAGCGGACTTTTCTTCTTCGTGTTGATTTACGTCCTTTTTCCCAAACTTGTCTTTAAGAATATGTTTCAATCCTAAATACAATAAATAAGCTGCTCCTACCGCTTGAACCCACCATACATTTGCGATAAATGAAATCGCAAAAAGAGCACCAAATCGAAAAATAAAGGCTATAATAATTCCATAGTTAATGGCTCTTTTCTTCTGATCATCCGGCAAGTGTTTCGCAATGACTGCCAGTACAAGAGCATTGTCTGCTGATAATAAACCTTCTAGGCCGATTAAAATTAATAATGCCCAGCCATATTCAATCCAAATGGATCCCATTCATTCTCCGCCTTTCTCAAATAAACCTCATTTAGTTCCACGGTTTGTTTTTATTAGAATAACCCTCTACAAGAAAGTCAATTCTAGAAAATGAAGGTTCAGTATTGATTCTTCTGTAAAATAGTGATCATATGGTTTTGTGACAGCTGTTTAATGTAACAAAAAAGTCCCTTCCCTATATATATCTAATCTAATAAAGGTTGTTGCTTAATCCAAACTTGAATTTTAAATGGTACTTGCATCATTTATTTATGTATTCATACATAGAACAAAGAAAAAAGCGCTTAGAATCAGCGCTTTTGGATTAATTAATTTATTTATTTCAGTATCAAAAATCGGCCTAATTTTTGTTTTTCCCTATATGCTAAACGTTCTGCAGTACAGCATGGTTAAATTGAATCGTCTGATCTGCGATTTCATTTAGCCTTTCATCATGAGATACAATAATGATAATTTTTTTCTGCTTTATACTTAGGAGATACTCTTTAAGATTTATAATCGCCTGTATATCTAAAGCAGATGTAGGCTCGTCTAAAATGAGTAAGTCAGCTTCTTTTAAGAAGCTGCGAATAAGAGAAAGCTTTTGCTTTTGTCCCCCTGATAAATTCGTGGATGAATGGTTTATGTGATGATGCAATTGCTCGGGTAGAGACTGAATGTAATAATCTAAACCGAAGTCTTTGCAATAGTCATGGACAACGTCATCACTTATGTCATGTTGAGTACCTAACGTTAAATTATTCAAGATTGTATCACTAATTAACATAGGCTCCTGTTCAACCATACTTACTAAATGCTCTCTCATATGGTATAAATCTAATTCCTTCATTTCTACACCGTTGTATTTAATATGACCATTATAGTCACTGTGAAGTCCTAACATTACATTTAAAAACGTACTTTTACCAGAACCGTTCCCCCCCTGAAGTAAATAAATATTTCCTTTAGAAAAGGTATAGTGAACGCTATTTACAATAGGAAACGTCGCATCAGGGTACTGATAAGATACATTTTCAATTGCAATAGTATCAATGCTTTTTAATGGACGCTGATGATTTAATTCCTTTTCAAGTAAAAAGATATTTTCGAGCCTCTCCTTTGATACAGAAACATCTTTATAGCTTTTAAAGAAATTAAAAAAATAGCTGACGCTTCCATTAATCATACCTACATAAGAATTAATAATGGCAAATCCACCGATGGACAGTTGATTATGCAACAACAAATACCCTCCGTAAATAATAATGATGATAGATAATATGCTGTTTGTAATTTTATCCACGCTATTATATAAGTAAGCAAACTTGGAATACTTCATAGTTGTTTCGTACAATTGTTGAAAGCTCTTTTTAAACTTTGGATTGAGTGTGTTATA includes:
- a CDS encoding aspartyl-phosphate phosphatase Spo0E family protein, which produces MEDDRSMFQIELIEKIEVTRADMISLGLEEGFTSENTLQMSQFLDELLNQLYQISIRH
- a CDS encoding TerC family protein, which codes for MGSIWIEYGWALLILIGLEGLLSADNALVLAVIAKHLPDDQKKRAINYGIIIAFIFRFGALFAISFIANVWWVQAVGAAYLLYLGLKHILKDKFGKKDVNQHEEEKSAGKGFWPTVGKIALADLAFAIDSILAAVAIALGLPDSKFREIGGMDGAQFLVVVLGGIAGLILIKFAATWFVKLLEKRPALETTAYAIVAWVGVKLAVITLAHKDIGVLDPHFPHSALWTLIFYGVLVAIALIGWFSPRNKRSNSSVT
- a CDS encoding ABC transporter transmembrane domain-containing protein, with the translated sequence MTTIKTLIKEKLSTKVVILIICCFLLYIINWLCVSATPFLIGKFIDDVIQTKIGINIFYIYILIGLLVLDIVSNYISNILITRLTSKFTFHMSFSALQHLKKVKLEHFSQKNAAEISQQISMDSDHVSEFLISSVFQSVGSLLSLVLCVFFTFQVNTNLAIIILCFVPIYLAFYIVTRKKIFALSFEYSESQIKFFSDMNHQLSNIKIIKINAWYNTLNPKFKKSFQQLYETTMKYSKFAYLYNSVDKITNSILSIIIIIYGGYLLLHNQLSIGGFAIINSYVGMINGSVSYFFNFFKSYKDVSVSKERLENIFLLEKELNHQRPLKSIDTIAIENVSYQYPDATFPIVNSVHYTFSKGNIYLLQGGNGSGKSTFLNVMLGLHSDYNGHIKYNGVEMKELDLYHMREHLVSMVEQEPMLISDTILNNLTLGTQHDISDDVVHDYCKDFGLDYYIQSLPEQLHHHINHSSTNLSGGQKQKLSLIRSFLKEADLLILDEPTSALDIQAIINLKEYLLSIKQKKIIIIVSHDERLNEIADQTIQFNHAVLQNV